A region from the Prionailurus viverrinus isolate Anna chromosome E2, UM_Priviv_1.0, whole genome shotgun sequence genome encodes:
- the GNG8 gene encoding guanine nucleotide-binding protein G(I)/G(S)/G(O) subunit gamma-8 isoform X1: protein MSNNMAKIAEARKTVEQLKLEVNIDRMKVSQAAAELLAFCETHAKDDPLVTPVPAAENPFRDKRLFCVLL, encoded by the exons ATGTCCAACAACATGGCCAAGATCGCGGAGGCCCGCAAGACGGTGGAACAGCTGAAGCTGGAGGTGAACATCGATCGCATGAAG GTGTCGCAGGCGGCGGCCGAGCTCCTGGCCTTCTGCGAGACGCACGCCAAAGACGACCCGCTGGTGACGCCGGTCCCCGCCGCAGAGAACCCCTTCCGCGACAAGCGCCTCTTTTGCGTCCTGCTCTGA
- the PTGIR gene encoding prostacyclin receptor: MADSCRNLTYVRDSVGPATSTLMFVAGVVGNGLALGILGARRRSRPSAFTVLVTGLAVTDLLGTCFLSPAVFVTYARNSSLLGLARGRPTLCDTFAFAMTFFGLASTLILFAMAVERCLALSHPYVYAQLDGPRCARLALPAVYAFCTFFCSLPLLGLGQHQQYCPGSWCFIRMRATEPGGCAFSLAYASLVALLVAAIVLCNSSVTLSLCRMYRRQRRHQGSLVPGPRAGEDEVDHLILLALMTGIMAVCSLPLTVRGFTQAIAPDSSEVGDLLAFRFNAFNPILDPWVFILFRKAVFQRLRTWLCCLCPRPAHGDSQTPLSRPASGRKDSRAPTALGGKEERWVPLSAWGEGRGGRLPQAQLSASTTGTSSKEGSAAACSLC, from the exons ATGGCGGATTCGTGCAGGAACCTCACCTACGTGCGGGACTCGGTGGGCCCAGCCACCAGCACCCTGATGTTCGTGGCGGGCGTGGTGGGCAACGGGCTGGCACTAGGCATCTTGGGGGCGCGGCGACGGTCACGCCCCTCGGCCTTCACCGTGCTGGTCACCGGACTGGCCGTCACCGACCTGCTGGGCACTTGCTTCCTGAGCCCCGCGGTGTTCGTGACCTACGCCCGCAACAGCTCGCTGCTGGGCCTGGCCCGGGGCCGCCCCACGCTCTGCGACACCTTCGCCTTCGCCATGACCTTCTTCGGCCTGGCCTCCACGCTCATCCTCTTCGCCATGGCCGTGGAGCGCTGCCTGGCGCTCAGCCACCCCTACGTCTACGCCCAGCTGGACGGGCCGCGCTGCGCCCGCCTCGCCCTGCCTGCCGTCTACGCCTTCTGCACCTTCTTCTGTTCGCTGCCCCTGCTGGGCCTGGGCCAACATCAGCAGTACTGCCCGGGGAGCTGGTGCTTCATCCGGATGCGCGCCACGGAGCCGGGCGGCTGCGCCTTCTCGCTGGCCTACGCCAGCCTCGTGGCCCTGCTGGTGGCCGCCATCGTCCTCTGCAACAGCTCCGTCACCCTGAGCCTCTGCCGCATGTATCGCCGGCAGAGGCGCCACCAGGGCTCGCTGgtgcccgggccccgggcgggagAGGACGAGGTTGACCACCTGATTCTGCTGGCTCTCATGACGGGCATCATGGCCGTGTGCTCCCTGCCTCTCACG GTCCGAGGCTTCACCCAGGCCATCGCCCCGGACAGCAGCGAGGTGGGGGACCTCCTGGCCTTCCGGTTCAACGCCTTCAACCCCATCCTCGACCCCTGGGTCTTCATCCTCTTCCGCAAGGCTGTCTTCCAGAGGCTCAGGACCTGGTTGTGCTGCCTGTGCCCCAGGCCTGCCCACGGCGACTCGCAGACACCCCTCTCCCGGCCCGCCTCGGGGAGGAAGGACTCAAGGGCCCCCACTGCTcttggggggaaggaggagagatggGTGCCCCTGTCAGCCtggggcgaggggcgggggggacgCTTACCCCAGGCACAGCTATCCGCCAGCACCACGGGAACGTCATCCAAAGAGGGGTCGGCGGCAGCCTGTTCCCTCTGCTGA
- the CALM3 gene encoding calmodulin-3 codes for MADQLTEEQIAEFKEAFSLFDKDGDGTITTKELGTVMRSLGQNPTEAELQDMINEVDADGNGTIDFPEFLTMMARKMKDTDSEEEIREAFRVFDKDGNGYISAAELRHVMTNLGEKLTDEEVDEMIREADIDGDGQVNYEEFVQMMTAK; via the exons ATG GCTGACCAGCTGACCGAGGAGCAGATCGCAG AGTTCAAGGAGGCCTTCTCCCTCTTCGACAAGGATGGAGATGGCACTATCACCACCAAGGAGTTGGGGACGGTGATGAGGTCCCTGGGACAGAACCCCACTGAAGCAGAGCTGCAGGACATGATCAACGAGGTGGACGCGGATG GGAACGGGACCATTGACTTCCCGGAGTTCCTGACCATGATGGCCAGAAAGATGAAGGACACAGACAGCGAGGAGGAGATCCGAGAGGCTTTCCGCGTCTTCGACAAG GACGGCAACGGCTACATCAGCGCTGCCGAGCTCCGTCACGTAATGACGAACCTGGGCGAGAAGCTGACCGACGAGGAGGTGGACGAGATGATCAGAGAGGCCGACATCGACGGGGACGGTCAGGTCAACTATGAAG AGTTTGTACAGATGATGACGGCCAAGTGA
- the GNG8 gene encoding guanine nucleotide-binding protein G(I)/G(S)/G(O) subunit gamma-8 isoform X3, producing the protein MLSRSMSNNMAKIAEARKTVEQLKLEVNIDRMKVSQAAAELLAFCETHAKDDPLVTPVPAAENPFRDKRLFCVLL; encoded by the exons ATGCTTTCCAGAT CCATGTCCAACAACATGGCCAAGATCGCGGAGGCCCGCAAGACGGTGGAACAGCTGAAGCTGGAGGTGAACATCGATCGCATGAAG GTGTCGCAGGCGGCGGCCGAGCTCCTGGCCTTCTGCGAGACGCACGCCAAAGACGACCCGCTGGTGACGCCGGTCCCCGCCGCAGAGAACCCCTTCCGCGACAAGCGCCTCTTTTGCGTCCTGCTCTGA
- the GNG8 gene encoding guanine nucleotide-binding protein G(I)/G(S)/G(O) subunit gamma-8 isoform X2, whose protein sequence is MPTRERPAMSNNMAKIAEARKTVEQLKLEVNIDRMKVSQAAAELLAFCETHAKDDPLVTPVPAAENPFRDKRLFCVLL, encoded by the exons ATGCCAACACGAGAGAGACCTG CCATGTCCAACAACATGGCCAAGATCGCGGAGGCCCGCAAGACGGTGGAACAGCTGAAGCTGGAGGTGAACATCGATCGCATGAAG GTGTCGCAGGCGGCGGCCGAGCTCCTGGCCTTCTGCGAGACGCACGCCAAAGACGACCCGCTGGTGACGCCGGTCCCCGCCGCAGAGAACCCCTTCCGCGACAAGCGCCTCTTTTGCGTCCTGCTCTGA